A DNA window from Bacteroidales bacterium contains the following coding sequences:
- a CDS encoding ATP-binding cassette domain-containing protein, producing MEMLRLDKIALNVGDFSLHNIDFAVEEGEYFILLGPSGAGKSLILELIAGFYMPQQGKLVLKQNDITNLPIQQREVGLLFQDFAIFPHLSVFDNITYPLRNASISKSERLETVRQVAAELEVSHLLHRNPTTLSGGEQQRVALARTMVRKPAVLLLDEPLAALDVQLRGGIRSLLRRLNQQGQTILHVTHDYEEAAILGHRIAVVENNTIAQCGLHDEVFHHPRSSFIANFVGIRNFFAGELFENTDGMRSFRMNGVIINILSDQAAGKGFAVIRSEDIFLSPEPLDSSAANNLKGVITSVEPARVGYEISIDAGIPLIAIVAKESVARLRLEPGKVVWAGFKASAVKFVAA from the coding sequence ATGGAAATGCTCAGGCTCGATAAAATAGCATTGAATGTTGGTGATTTTTCGCTGCATAACATTGATTTCGCGGTGGAAGAAGGCGAATATTTTATTCTGCTCGGGCCGTCGGGTGCGGGCAAGTCGTTAATCCTTGAACTGATTGCCGGATTTTATATGCCTCAGCAAGGTAAGCTTGTCCTCAAGCAAAATGACATCACCAACCTGCCAATACAGCAACGGGAAGTGGGTTTGCTTTTCCAGGATTTTGCTATCTTCCCACACCTGAGTGTTTTTGATAACATTACCTATCCGTTGCGAAATGCTTCAATTAGTAAAAGTGAGCGATTGGAAACTGTCAGGCAGGTGGCAGCAGAACTGGAAGTAAGCCATTTGCTGCACAGAAATCCCACAACACTTTCAGGTGGCGAACAACAACGCGTAGCGCTGGCTCGCACTATGGTTCGCAAACCGGCAGTTTTACTGCTCGACGAACCCCTTGCCGCGCTGGATGTGCAGCTACGTGGCGGTATCCGTTCATTGCTTCGCCGGCTCAATCAACAGGGTCAGACCATATTGCATGTGACCCACGATTATGAAGAGGCTGCCATTTTAGGCCATCGTATTGCAGTAGTTGAAAATAACACGATTGCTCAGTGTGGTTTACACGATGAAGTTTTTCATCATCCACGCTCTTCGTTTATAGCCAATTTTGTGGGCATCAGGAATTTCTTTGCCGGCGAACTTTTTGAAAATACTGACGGAATGCGCAGCTTCCGCATGAATGGGGTTATCATAAATATTCTGAGCGATCAGGCGGCAGGAAAAGGATTTGCAGTGATCCGCAGCGAAGATATATTTCTTTCACCAGAGCCGCTCGACAGCAGCGCTGCCAATAATCTAAAAGGTGTTATCACTTCCGTGGAACCCGCCCGTGTGGGTTATGAGATCAGCATTGATGCAGGAATTCCATTGATAGCGATTGTTGCAAAAGAATCGGTTGCAAGGCTACGTCTGGAACCGGGGAAAGTTGTTTGGGCAGGATTTAAAGCCTCAGCAGTGAAGTTTGTGGCGGCATAA
- a CDS encoding ABC transporter permease: MNYRLFNIVVALLGGLVLLFIVGPLLGMVLATTPSQLFEAAQEAEVRRSIGLTLWVSMAATIVFALAAIPFSWLLARKEFRFKQLISGIIDLPIVIPHSAAGIAVLGFISRDSVLGKMASSVGIDLVGNPAGIALAMAFVSVPFLINAARDGFAAVPERLEKAALNLGASHFRVFMSISLPLAWRSVLSGFVMMFARGMSEFGAVIIVAYHPMIAPVMIYERFSAFGLAYARPVAVLFLAVCLVFFIALRLFTNKLGRHGNAQAR, translated from the coding sequence ATGAATTATAGGTTGTTTAATATAGTTGTGGCCTTGCTTGGCGGTCTTGTCCTGCTTTTTATTGTAGGACCGCTGCTGGGCATGGTGCTGGCAACAACCCCATCGCAACTTTTTGAAGCTGCGCAGGAAGCAGAGGTGAGAAGAAGCATTGGCCTTACGCTCTGGGTGTCAATGGCAGCAACCATCGTCTTTGCATTGGCTGCCATTCCTTTTTCGTGGTTGCTTGCACGGAAAGAGTTCAGGTTCAAACAACTGATCAGCGGTATTATTGATCTTCCTATTGTGATCCCTCATTCGGCTGCCGGTATTGCAGTGCTGGGATTTATCTCACGCGATTCAGTATTAGGAAAAATGGCTTCGTCTGTTGGCATTGACCTGGTGGGCAATCCTGCCGGTATTGCCCTAGCTATGGCTTTCGTGAGTGTTCCTTTCCTGATCAATGCCGCCCGTGATGGATTTGCCGCTGTACCTGAAAGACTTGAAAAAGCAGCGTTAAACCTGGGCGCTTCACATTTCCGGGTTTTTATGAGTATTTCATTGCCGCTGGCATGGCGCAGTGTTTTGTCGGGTTTTGTAATGATGTTTGCCCGCGGCATGAGTGAATTTGGCGCTGTGATCATCGTAGCTTACCATCCTATGATTGCACCGGTAATGATCTATGAACGCTTCAGCGCTTTCGGGCTAGCTTATGCCCGGCCGGTGGCAGTCTTGTTCCTGGCAGTTTGCCTGGTTTTCTTTATTGCACTTCGATTGTTCACCAATAAATTAGGAAGACATGGAAATGCTCAGGCTCGATAA